A genomic segment from Spinacia oleracea cultivar Varoflay chromosome 3, BTI_SOV_V1, whole genome shotgun sequence encodes:
- the LOC110804543 gene encoding gamma carbonic anhydrase 1, mitochondrial has product MGTMGRAVYRVGFWIRETGQALDRLGCRLQGNPFFREQLSRHRTLMNVFDKKPFVDKEAFVAPSASIIGDVQVGHRSSIWYGCVLRGDVNFISIGSGTNIQDNSLVHVAKSNLSGKVLPTIIGDNVTVGHSAVLHGCTVEDEAFIGTGATLLDGVLVEKHAMVAAGSLVRQNTRIPCGEVWAGNPAKFVRKITEDEMTFISQSANNYHNLAQVHATENDKKIDEIEFGKVLHKKYTLKNEEYNSMIDAVRETMPELVSSNVTK; this is encoded by the exons ATGGGGACAATGGGAAGAGCAGTATACAGAGTAGGGTTCTGGATCAGAGAGACTGGTCAAGCACTTGATCGTCTCGGTTGTCGTCTTCAGGGAAACCCCTTCTTTCGTGAACAAT TGTCTCGGCATCGGACTCTCATGAACGTATTTGACAAGAAGCCTTTCGTCGATAAGGAAGCATTCGTTGCACCAAGCGCATCTATCATTGGAGATGTTCAGGTTGGACATCGTTCCTCAATTTGGTATGGATGTGTTTTAAGAG GTGATGTGAACTTCATTAGCATTGGGTCTGGGACAAATATTCAAGATAATTCTCTCGTTCATGTGGCAAAATCCAACCTTTCTGGGAAAGTATTGCCAACTATTATTGGAGACAATGTTACTGTGG GTCATAGTGCTGTATTACACGGATGCACTGTTGAGGATGAGGCTTTTATCGGTACGGGTGCTACTTTGCTCGATGGAGTATTAGTTGAGAAGCATGCCATGGTTGCAGCTGGATCTCTTGTACGACAGAACACAAGGATCCCTTGTGGGGAG GTATGGGCTGGAAACCCTGCAAAATTTGTGAGGAAGATCACAGAAGATGAGATGACATTTATTTCTCAGTCAGCCAATAACTATCATAACCTAGCACAGGTTCATGCAACCGAAAATGACAAGAAAATCGAtgagattgaatttggaaaggtGCTTCACAAGAAATACACTCTCAAGAACGAGGAATATAACTCA